DNA from Nitrospira sp.:
GGTATCGAACCAGTGGCCTCTTCCGTGTGAAGGAAGCGCTCTCCCCCTGAGCTAATCGCCCACGCGGCCAGAGTCTACCATGGTCCTGCGAAACGGAGCAACAAACCCATGGGGTTTCCTGTATCCTTGCGCCCGGTCGCCGTTCTTCAATGTGTCGCGCTGCCGAGTGATTTCTCTCGGCTGGGCCGGCCGTTTCTTGACATCGAGAAAAGACGATTCTTACAATGGGCTTCCTTCCACATTTCAAAGGCTTCCCATCCATGCGTGAAGACATTGTGATCATCGGCGGCGGCTTGGCTGGCTCGGAAGCGGCCTGGCAAGCGGCCAATCGTGGGGCCAAGGTGACCCTCTACGAAATGCGACCGAAAGAGATGACCAAGGCCCATAAGACCGGGGATTTGGCGGAATTAGTGTGCTCGAATTCCCTCGGGTCGGCCGACCCCCTCAACGCCCCCGGTATTTTGAAGGGTGAGATGCGCCGCTTGAATTCCCTGATCATTCGCGCGGCGGAGCAAGCGCGCGTGCCGGCCGGCTCGGCGTTGGCGGTGGATCGCGGGCAGTTCGCCCGTGCCATCACGCAGGCATTGGAAGGCCATCCCAATATTCGGATCCTTCGCGAAGAGGTGACGGAGATCCCGCAGGATGCCGTCAGCATCGTTGCGACAGGCCCCTTGACCTCCGAGAAGTTGTCGAAGGCCATCAGCGACCTGACGCACGAACGGCATCTGTATTTCTTTGACGCGATTTCTCCCATCATCGATGCCGATTCCATCAACATGGACATCGTCTATCGAGCCTCGCGGTACGGCAAGGGGGGCGATGACTACCTGAATTGTCCATTGGATGAAGCGGCCTATCATGCCTTGTACGAGGCGATGCTGGCGGCGGAGAAGGTTCAGCCGAAAGAATTTGAAAAGATCGCCTATTTCGAAAGTTGCATTCCGATCGAGGTCATGGCCGAGCGGGGTCGGGAGACCATGCAGTTCGGGCCGCTGAAGCCCGTTGGGTTGGAACATCCGAAGACAGGCCTGCGTCCCTATGCAGTGGTCCAATTGCGCACGGAGAATGTGCATGGGACCTGCTACAACATGGTCGGGTTCCAGACCAAGCTGACTTACCCGGAGCAGCGCCGGGTCTTTCGCATGATTCCGGGGTTGGAACAGGCCGAGTTCCTGCGATTCGGCAGCCTGCATCGCAATACGTTCATCAATTCGCCGCAACTCCTGCGCGACACGTTGCAACTCAAGTCTCGAGGGACCGTCTTCTTTGCGGGGCAATTGGTCGGTGTGGAAGGCTACACGGAATCCGCCGCCATGGGGGGGCTGGCCGGCATCAATGCCGCTCGAAGCCTGACCGGTGAGCCTCTCGTGACCCCGCCGCCGACCAGCGCCCATGGTTGTCTGATGGCGCATATCACCAAGAGCGATCCGGCGCACTTTCAGCCGATGAATACGAATTTCGGCCTGTTCCCACCGGTCCCGGCCAAGACGCGCGACAAGGAGCAGAAGCGGCGTCTCATCCAACAACGAGCCGTTGAGGATTTTGACGCATGGATCGTGCAATCCGGGCTTTCTTAGAAGCCTTGGCCGTTCAGCAGGGCGCCTCACCCCAAACGATTCGTGCCTATAGGTCAGACTTGGCGCAGTTCCAGGCCTTCGCCCAGGAGTCCCTGAAGCATCGCGGGCCGTTGGTTCCCGAATCGGTGGAGCCGGCGTTGATCCGTGAGTTCCTCGCCGCCCGCGATCGTGAGGGCGACAAGAAGCCTTCCTTGGCGAGGAAACTGGCCTGTCTGCGCAGCTTCTTCCGGTACCTGGTTCGCGCCGGTCAACTGACGGTCAACCCGGCGGAGGAGGTGCGGGCGCCGAAATTGCCCAAACATCTTCCCTCCGTCCTCACGAAGGAGGATGCCGGAGCCTTGATGGAATTTCCCATCGGTCAGGGGCGGGGCTCCTTGCGCGATCGGGCGATCCTGGAAACCCTCTATTCGACGGGGGCGCGGGTCAGCGAATTGGTCGGCATGAATTGCGACGACATCAGTCGCAGCGAAGGGGTCGTGCTGGTGCGAGGCAAGGGAGGCAAGGAACGCATCGTTCCACTCGGCAGCCTGGCCCTCGACGCCATTGACGCCTACCATGCGCAGGTTCCGAATGTGGCGGATCCTTCCTCTCATCGACTGTTAGGAACGACGGCCGTTTTCCGCAACAGCCGTGGCGGGCGATTGACCACCAGGACCATTGCGCGCATCGTGGCCAAATATTCCCGCCGGCTGACCGGCGGGACGATTCACCCCCATACCCTGCGCCATTCGTTCGCGACGCATCTGCTGGATGGAGGGGCCGACTTGCGGGCGATCCAGGAAATGTTGGGGCATGCCTCGCTCAGTACCACGCAAAAATACACCCACCTGGCGACGGACCAACTACTCGCACTGTACGACCGCACCCATCCCCGTGCAGTGAGCGCGATGGAGGCCAAGGGGGTTTCCAAGCAGAAGGGTTCGACATGAAAATTCGATCCACGACGGTGCTCTGTGTGAGGCGAGGCAGCCAGGTGACGATGGGCTGCGACGGGCAGGTCACGGTCGGCACCACGGTGATGAAGCACAACGCCAAGAAAATGCGGCGCATGCATGGAGATGCCGTGCTGGCAGGCTTTGCCGGGGCGACGGCAGACGCCTTCACCCTGTTCGAAAAGTTCGAGGCCAAGTTGGCGGAGTATCGCGGCAACCTGACCAGGGCCGCCGTGGAACTGGCGAAAGATTGGCGGACCGATCGCGTATTGCGGCGGCTGGAGGCGCTGTTGGCCGTCGCCGATCTCGACCACTCCTTCATTATTTCCGGAACGGGAGATGTAGTCGAGCCGGAAGACGGCATCCTGGCGATCGGATCCGGAGGCCCCTATGCATTGGCCGCCGCGCGGGCCTTGCTGGGACATTCCGAACTGGCCGCCGAGCACGTGGTCAGGGAATCGCTGACGATCGCCGGCGGGATCGACATTTATACCAACCAACAGATTGTCATCGAATCGCTCTCACGTTAGGATCAGCCGCCATGACGACCGACCCCACGCCCCGCCCGCTCAACGTGAACAGTTTGACGCCCCGGCAGATCGTCGAAGCGCTGGATCGGTATGTGATCGGCCAGCAGGATGCCAAGCGCATGGTGGCGATTGCGCTCCGTAATCGCTGGCGCCGCCAGCAACTCGCTCCCGAGTTGCGTGATGAGGTGATGCCGAAGAACATCATCATGATCGGGCCGACCGGCGTGGGGAAGACGGAAATCGCCAGGCGGCTGGCGAAGCTCGCCGAGGCGCCGTTCATCAAGGTCGAGGCCTCGAAATTCACCGAGGTCGGCTATGTCGGGCGGGATGTGGAATCGATCATTCGCGACCTGACCGAGCTGGCGATCAATCTGGTGAAGACGAAACATCTGGAGGATGTCCAAGAGAAGGCCTCGCGGCTCGGGGAGGAACGGCTCCTCGATCTCCTGCTGCCCGGCGCGTCCCCGCGTTCCGCTCCGACCGGATTCGATTACGCGACGCAGCGCACCGACGCTCCGGAGGCGGCGGAATCGCCCGATGCCACCAGATCCAAACTCCGACTGCAACTGCGGGAAGGCAAGCTGGATCAGCGATCCGTGGAAGTGGAGGTGAAGGAACGGGCGTTGCCGTTGGGGCTGATTTCCAACGCGGGAGGCATGGAGGAACTGGAAGGAAATTTGCGCGACATGCTGGGCGGCATGTTTCAAGGGAAGAAAAAGAAGCGGCTGATGAAGGTGCCTGAGGCGCTGAAACACCTCACCCAGGAAGAGGCACAGAAACTCATCGACATGGACGAGGTGGTCCGGGAAGCCATCACGAAGGTCGAGCAGACCGGCATTGTTTTTCTGGACGAGA
Protein-coding regions in this window:
- a CDS encoding ATP-dependent protease subunit HslV; its protein translation is MKIRSTTVLCVRRGSQVTMGCDGQVTVGTTVMKHNAKKMRRMHGDAVLAGFAGATADAFTLFEKFEAKLAEYRGNLTRAAVELAKDWRTDRVLRRLEALLAVADLDHSFIISGTGDVVEPEDGILAIGSGGPYALAAARALLGHSELAAEHVVRESLTIAGGIDIYTNQQIVIESLSR
- a CDS encoding ATP-dependent hsl protease ATP-binding subunit HslU, whose translation is MTTDPTPRPLNVNSLTPRQIVEALDRYVIGQQDAKRMVAIALRNRWRRQQLAPELRDEVMPKNIIMIGPTGVGKTEIARRLAKLAEAPFIKVEASKFTEVGYVGRDVESIIRDLTELAINLVKTKHLEDVQEKASRLGEERLLDLLLPGASPRSAPTGFDYATQRTDAPEAAESPDATRSKLRLQLREGKLDQRSVEVEVKERALPLGLISNAGGMEELEGNLRDMLGGMFQGKKKKRLMKVPEALKHLTQEEAQKLIDMDEVVREAITKVEQTGIVFLDEIDKIAGRERTMGPDVSREGVQRDLLPIVEGSTVSTKHGAVQTDHILFIAAGAFHVAKPSDLIPELQGRFPIRVELAPLTKEDFVRILTEPRGSLVRQYHALMATEGLTVEFTDEGLAEIAATAVQVNERTENIGARRLFTIMERLLEQVSFDGPEMREKTVVVDAAYVRERLQNIVKDQDLSRYIL
- a CDS encoding Site-specific tyrosine recombinase XerC — its product is MDRAIRAFLEALAVQQGASPQTIRAYRSDLAQFQAFAQESLKHRGPLVPESVEPALIREFLAARDREGDKKPSLARKLACLRSFFRYLVRAGQLTVNPAEEVRAPKLPKHLPSVLTKEDAGALMEFPIGQGRGSLRDRAILETLYSTGARVSELVGMNCDDISRSEGVVLVRGKGGKERIVPLGSLALDAIDAYHAQVPNVADPSSHRLLGTTAVFRNSRGGRLTTRTIARIVAKYSRRLTGGTIHPHTLRHSFATHLLDGGADLRAIQEMLGHASLSTTQKYTHLATDQLLALYDRTHPRAVSAMEAKGVSKQKGST
- a CDS encoding Methylenetetrahydrofolate--tRNA-(uracil-5-)-methyltransferase TrmFO — its product is MREDIVIIGGGLAGSEAAWQAANRGAKVTLYEMRPKEMTKAHKTGDLAELVCSNSLGSADPLNAPGILKGEMRRLNSLIIRAAEQARVPAGSALAVDRGQFARAITQALEGHPNIRILREEVTEIPQDAVSIVATGPLTSEKLSKAISDLTHERHLYFFDAISPIIDADSINMDIVYRASRYGKGGDDYLNCPLDEAAYHALYEAMLAAEKVQPKEFEKIAYFESCIPIEVMAERGRETMQFGPLKPVGLEHPKTGLRPYAVVQLRTENVHGTCYNMVGFQTKLTYPEQRRVFRMIPGLEQAEFLRFGSLHRNTFINSPQLLRDTLQLKSRGTVFFAGQLVGVEGYTESAAMGGLAGINAARSLTGEPLVTPPPTSAHGCLMAHITKSDPAHFQPMNTNFGLFPPVPAKTRDKEQKRRLIQQRAVEDFDAWIVQSGLS